One Gossypium raimondii isolate GPD5lz chromosome 3, ASM2569854v1, whole genome shotgun sequence genomic window carries:
- the LOC105794270 gene encoding uncharacterized protein LOC105794270, whose translation MASFSIEDFVGDGVLKELIPKLLEEGWDDVPTLKIMNPEDMDAINMTQHQKDALEIRTYLHDRALMQYGDKLEASRKSLPELLNLSTEDLSSQFGMRRGHIARFTDRNNKCTDPLPKSYGLPARKLTVTPSRSNTIYKMQTIRKSFCRSSTNNDRSLEESLADFKIKDRYIFKGIVAAGPAEPRACGCIQPPPVVDNVAPYSAIENISVQRLTPEYKIGMERLVKTKTPPMKASELWRDKPAVLLCIRRPGCIMCRAEAHQLYAKKPIFDALGIQMFAVLHEHIESEIKDFWPRYWGGVVVFDRTTGFFKALGGGKLLKDKFLSGFVFNPRAIANYKRAKSMGIEQNFKGEGEIKGGLFVVGPGGTGIAYQFIERNFGDWAPVAEVVEICARLKVIARNSLNSKSWYH comes from the exons ATGGCTTCTTTCTCAATAGAAGATTTTGTTGGTGATGGGGTTCTCAAGGAATTGATTCCAAAGTTATTAGAAGAAGGTTGGGATGACGTCCCAACTTTAAAGATCATGAATCCAGAGGATATGGATGCAATCAATATGACACAACATCAAAAG GATGCTCTGGAGATCAGAACGTACCTTCATGATCGAGCTCTGATGCAATATGGAGATAAGTTAGAGGCCTCCAGGAAAAGCCTACCTGAGCTCCTTAACTTAAGCACCGAGGATCTGTCTTCGCAATTTGGCATGAGAAGGGGCCACATTGCACGTTTCACAGATAGAAACAATAAATGCACCGATCCTCTACCCAAATCTTATGGCCTCCCTGCAAGGAAACTCACAGTTACACCATCTAGAAGTAACACCATTTATAAGATGCAAACCATAAGAAAATCCTTCTGCAGGAGCAGCACAAACAATGACAGGTCGCTGGAAGAATCACTGGCTGATTTCAAGATTAAAGATCGATACATATTTAAAGGGATTGTTGCTGCAGGACCAGCTGAGCCTCGAGCATGCGGTTGCATTCAACCTCCTCCTGTGGTTGACAATGTGGCACCCTACTCTGCTATTGAAAACATATCAGTTCAGAGATTAACTCCTGAGTATAAGATTGGAATGGAGCGTTTGGTGAAAACCAAGACTCCACCTATGAAAGCTTCAGAACTCTGGCGAGATAAGCCGGCTGTTCTCCTATGCATTCGACGGCCAGG GTGCATTATGTGCAGAGCTGAAGCTCACCAGCTCTATGCCAAAAAGCCAATATTTGATGCACTGGGAATTCAAATGTTTGCAGTTCTTCATGAACATATAGAATCAGAG ATAAAAGACTTTTGGCCACGTTATTGGGGTGGGGTTGTGGTCTTCGACCGGACTACGGGATTCTTCAAAGCTCTTGGAGGTGGGAAATTACTTAAAGACAAGTTTCTATCAGGATTTGTGTTCAACCCCAGGGCTATTGCAAATTATAAACGTGCAAAATCTATGGGAATAGAACAAAATTTCAAAGGAGAAGGTGAAATTAAGGGTGGCCTTTTTGTAGTTGGTCCAGGAGGAACTGGAATAGCTTACCAGTTTATAGAGAGGAATTTTGGAGATTGGGCTCCTGTAGCTGAAGTTGTAGAGATATGTGCTCGATTAAAAGTAATTGCTAGGAACTCTCTTAATTCCAAATCATGGTATCACTAA